The genomic stretch gattttttctttaataatttatcataaagtagaataattcaataatttgtaattttgtacAATTTACTTGTAACACTTGTCTTACTATCAAACTTGTTAACATTATGCAACGATATTTATCAATACTGGTAACTTGTAACTTGTAGaatttcgctaataatattagttcaattGTGTAAAAGAGCTCAGATTTTCTTCACTCTATCTCTTCATTATAAATTCATTATCCTCTTCAGAGCCCTGCCCTACTAATTATACCAAAATTGGTCAAAACTGCTATCACTTTAGTAATCGTGATTTTGACTGGAAGTCATCAGCTAGTCTCTGCCGAGGAATGGGCGGCCATTTATTGGAATTCGACACGGAAGACGAAAAGCGCGATGTGTTAGCAGGCTTGCAAACAAATTCTAAATTAAAAGGGAAAACCTTTTGGACAGGGGGATTGAATCCAGGTCTTCTTTGGATTTGGGCTAGTAGTGCAAAACCAGTTTACCAAAATACTAAACAAACTGTCCCTGGTGATGGCAGGTAAATTTGTTTGTTAATTAGTtctgttaattaatattaatgattaaTCGCACTTATCgtagttttaatatatatttgatactttcaaatatttgtaattCTGTGATTGTATATTTAGGTGTTTAAAATTGTCTTACAATACAACGTCCAGATTATACTCTTATCAAAGTGATGATTGCGGCGCTAGACACAGATACGCTTGCAAATTATCAAAAGACGACGAATCAGCAAACAAAATTGAGAAAACTGCAAGGATGTTAATGAACGAATAGCATTAAGTATAGACTGATATGTAGTAACGTGTaattagttttatttattttatgtacatCTATTTAATTCTAAAGGCTtaagatatatgtacatatttaatataGTTAAAAAATACTTACTATATGCTTCTATTTGGTATAACTGAAACACCTTTTTCACGTTAAGTAtgttaaatttcttaaatatatattgTTCAATTGTTCGCGGAGAGACACGATCGCGAAGAAACAAGAGTCATAAATTTTCGTTACGATTCGATTCGACGCCGCGAATTGGTCGATCCCCTTTTTTTGTTTAGGATAATAGAAGTGGTTAACTGATTATAACACTGAAGTAACagattataatatatactttattccaacaactttgtagatataaataattatgcGACGTGCGTACAGACGTATTCTCAGAGACGTGTAAATAGTAAGTTACAATTGATGACTGATCATTGAACAAAAACCAGTCAAGACATTGACTGATCAACAGATGAAAAACCAGTcaagagatgttgactgatctaAAGCAGATAAACCAatgaagttcggtgacgatgctgtcacagaggaaaactattgcTGGATGTTGATTGCCCCACCACCGGTCGCTTACGGGTGGAAATGATCGTTGAACATGGGAAAACCCGTCATTCCCATTTTTTACATGATGAAACAATAACCATAAAAACCAAAATAAATAACCATAGAAGTCAAAGAAGAACAATAAACGTCTCgacttgaatatattttataacaattaatTATATGTGCACAGCCAGTGGCCGCTTCGACCGAGGGATGGATTCTGGTTTGTATaaagtcaccggacgtaacgcATATCTTAAgtacatacatttttataaCCATCCACCGTTTCTCTTTGTACATTGGTACATTAAGTTCaactaatattataaataatgcaaATTATGTAAGTACAATAAATCAGGAATGATTAATCAAGCTCGTATGAAACAACATTTcctgaaaaagaaatattttattgttggaacaagaaaattaaaaataaatttcaaatcatTTTCATATTAAGTACAAACCTTGTTTCCGAAACAGCCCGTGCTTTTCTCAgtcaattataaaatattatctttCCAGTTCTGCAGAATTTTCAATTAATGTCATAGACTTTGCAATTTTGTGGGCCAAGACGAGGCTTTTTTTTCCTTCATTTGTCATTGCAATAACGTCGTTACTGTTAGTAATCAGACCACCATTCtcaagaattaattttttagtCTCCTCAGTATTAGATTCTGCAACACCACAACAACAGTCGTCGACTACAGCTATCGCATAGCCTAACCGAAGACCGTCTAAACATGTGGATTTTACACAAATGTCGTAAGCGAGACCACATACGAAAACATAATCCACGCCCTCTTTTTTTAACATTGCGTGCAATTCCATTGATCCCTTAAAATTATTATCGAAAAATACGGAATAAGCTTCCATATCCGGGTTTTGACCCTTACGTATCtaaaaaaacaaatacaattaaaatgttaatagtttattttcattttataataaattttaaattaggATATTTTACTATAATGGAAGAGCGAAGATATACATATACCTGTATGGAACCTGGTGCAATCACAAGATCTTTGTGTAATTCTGCTCCCCATGTGTTCATCACACAATGTTTAGGCCAAAGAATCTGTTCCAGATAAGGATCCGCAAATATGACTGTATCAAATAACTTAGCATCTTCTCTTTTCATCTATGCataattaaaaacttttaaattaaaaatttttaacattttaatgaGAATAGAGTTCATGCAAAAGAAATAtagaaaacttcgattttttatAGCAAAATAGTAAATATAGTATGTAAAATACACAAATACGTGAAATATGATTCGAACGAAACACAATAACACAATTGTATGAATAAGGATAACCTTTTTCTGGAAGAACCGCTTTTCACAGATCGCAACACGATAGcattgtaatatatattatactattatctactatctatatatattacctatattataaaattgttttacatatgtattatatgttataataagtattataatttagatattttatatattttgcacaaaaattcacagtctaattattaatattatgatacaatgttgttgcaataaaatgataaattccaACTTTATACCTTTGAATTAGGACATAATTCCCGTAAATGTAAGTTTTCGTAAAAGCTGATATGATTTTCCGGATGCCAATCTAAcgagtaaataattttattgaaggatccatttttcaacaaattattAATTGGCTCCACCACATCAGCTCC from Bombus vancouverensis nearcticus chromosome 9, iyBomVanc1_principal, whole genome shotgun sequence encodes the following:
- the LOC117158760 gene encoding uncharacterized protein LOC117158760; translation: MKHKMSLSLFLLIILQLCLGIEIPDDMYSISALNSSNVSIIRPPELWSEILENWIVSDSKLTRMSKVMKLGDKSLTITSKISTPNKREVSETDLYLLGAIEKLVYRVDFLESRLRRAEELLYYVISGNINKKEPCPTNYTKIGQNCYHFSNRDFDWKSSASLCRGMGGHLLEFDTEDEKRDVLAGLQTNSKLKGKTFWTGGLNPGLLWIWASSAKPVYQNTKQTVPGDGRCLKLSYNTTSRLYSYQSDDCGARHRYACKLSKDDESANKIEKTARMLMNE
- the LOC117158756 gene encoding nicotinamidase, translating into MMDPLMYMLKDPEGDFNFANFRAMCSLVFKDDDIRKDEWRIREIFDLFDLDKDGVLKEEELTRFGEWTRKLSMPKTAFLIVDVQNDFIDGTLSLRTCEAKQDGADVVEPINNLLKNGSFNKIIYSLDWHPENHISFYENLHLRELCPNSKMKREDAKLFDTVIFADPYLEQILWPKHCVMNTWGAELHKDLVIAPGSIQIRKGQNPDMEAYSVFFDNNFKGSMELHAMLKKEGVDYVFVCGLAYDICVKSTCLDGLRLGYAIAVVDDCCCGVAESNTEETKKLILENGGLITNSNDVIAMTNEGKKSLVLAHKIAKSMTLIENSAELER